From Humisphaera borealis, the proteins below share one genomic window:
- a CDS encoding DUF3341 domain-containing protein, with amino-acid sequence MSHSAKASALFGVMGEYSCEHDVVHAAKKMYELGYRKMDGYTPFPVHGLDTAIGRGRTKLPMLVLAGGIAGACGGLGMMLFSSTIHYPINVAGRPYFSWPMFVPIMFECTILLASLTAVFGMLGLNNLPEPYHPTFNVPAFLRASSNTFFLCVESTDANFDVEKLKADFAATHAEGVYEVPT; translated from the coding sequence ATGAGTCATTCAGCCAAAGCCAGTGCCCTGTTCGGCGTGATGGGCGAGTACTCCTGTGAACACGACGTCGTCCACGCCGCCAAGAAGATGTACGAGCTGGGCTACCGGAAGATGGACGGCTACACGCCGTTTCCGGTCCACGGTCTCGATACCGCCATCGGTCGCGGGCGTACCAAGCTGCCGATGCTCGTGCTGGCCGGTGGTATCGCCGGCGCATGTGGCGGGCTGGGCATGATGTTGTTCAGCTCGACGATCCACTACCCGATCAACGTCGCCGGCCGCCCCTACTTCTCCTGGCCGATGTTCGTCCCGATCATGTTCGAGTGCACGATCCTGCTCGCGTCGTTGACGGCGGTGTTCGGGATGCTCGGGCTGAACAACCTCCCGGAGCCTTACCACCCGACGTTCAACGTACCGGCCTTTCTGCGGGCCAGCAGCAACACCTTCTTTCTCTGCGTCGAATCGACGGATGCGAATTTCGACGTCGAGAAGCTGAAGGCCGACTTCGCCGCCACCCACGCCGAGGGTGTATACGAAGTGCCGACGTAG
- a CDS encoding c-type cytochrome has protein sequence MRRPNHNFLRSLLVKAALPALALPILGGCNLRQYAGFDMYNQPKAKVYRKSDFFEDRLGARPIVSGTVARSEVYVDRSSVGVQYVIHAGDGFPADVQKKLDGPDLKATLERGQVVYNVYCSVCHGQTGLGDGMIVQRGFTRPPSFVIPSEAAKDKMQKEDPHRWARTEFIQTAPPSHFYNAITQGFGAMYSYGERVKPADRWAVAAYIKTLQATPAEGVKLEPQPTPNDRPAAK, from the coding sequence ATGCGACGACCGAACCACAACTTCCTTCGCTCACTGCTGGTCAAGGCTGCCTTGCCGGCTTTGGCGCTGCCGATTCTTGGCGGCTGCAATCTCCGGCAGTACGCCGGGTTTGACATGTACAACCAGCCCAAGGCCAAGGTGTACCGCAAAAGCGATTTCTTCGAAGACCGTCTCGGCGCCCGCCCCATCGTCAGCGGCACGGTCGCCCGCAGCGAAGTGTATGTGGATCGTTCGTCCGTCGGTGTGCAGTACGTGATCCACGCCGGCGACGGCTTCCCCGCCGACGTGCAGAAGAAACTCGACGGGCCTGACCTCAAGGCGACGCTCGAACGCGGCCAGGTCGTTTACAACGTCTACTGCTCCGTCTGCCATGGGCAGACGGGCCTCGGCGACGGCATGATCGTCCAGCGCGGCTTCACCCGCCCGCCGTCGTTTGTGATCCCCAGCGAAGCGGCCAAAGACAAGATGCAGAAGGAAGATCCGCATCGCTGGGCGCGGACCGAGTTCATCCAGACCGCCCCGCCGAGCCACTTTTATAACGCGATCACGCAGGGCTTTGGCGCCATGTACAGCTACGGCGAACGCGTGAAGCCGGCCGATCGCTGGGCGGTCGCGGCGTACATCAAGACGCTGCAGGCAACGCCCGCCGAGGGCGTCAAGCTAGAACCCCAGCCGACCCCGAACGACCGGCCGGCCGCAAAGTAG
- a CDS encoding SCO family protein, translating to MTSRNPTTLPPLARFRRAFSRLAIPALAMGLFAGAASAQSLKPAGDGSPILPPPSAKPVSTADVGIDQKLNTQIPGDLVFRDDAGEIVTLSKYFQTNKPVLFTLVYYGCPRLCTTVLNEMNKALMPVELNPGKDFEIVVVSFDPREGTDLAYKKKQEYTKFYRRPGTEAGWHFLTGDEANIKKLTETVGFRYAWDEKHQQFIHAGGLMVLTPDGKTSKYFYGVDYVPRDIRLSLVEAGQGKIGSLSDQVLLFCFQYDPHSGKYSLAVLNIVKVGGILTVLGLGTFVVMNLRKDRRRVPVPPQAVEPSNDEPSDAVASPERSGDGTSEK from the coding sequence ATGACAAGCCGTAACCCAACAACTCTTCCCCCGCTCGCCCGGTTCCGTCGGGCGTTCTCACGGCTTGCCATTCCGGCACTGGCCATGGGGTTGTTCGCGGGCGCAGCCTCGGCCCAGTCGCTCAAGCCCGCCGGCGACGGCAGCCCCATACTCCCCCCGCCGTCGGCCAAGCCCGTCAGCACTGCCGACGTGGGAATCGATCAGAAGCTCAATACCCAGATTCCCGGCGACCTGGTCTTCCGCGATGACGCCGGCGAGATCGTCACGCTCTCGAAGTACTTCCAGACCAACAAGCCCGTCCTGTTCACGCTCGTCTACTACGGCTGCCCGCGGCTGTGCACGACGGTGCTGAACGAGATGAACAAGGCCCTGATGCCGGTAGAGCTCAACCCCGGCAAGGACTTTGAGATCGTTGTCGTCAGCTTCGACCCGCGCGAGGGCACCGACCTGGCGTACAAGAAGAAGCAGGAATACACGAAGTTCTATCGCCGACCGGGCACCGAGGCCGGCTGGCACTTCCTGACCGGCGACGAAGCCAATATCAAGAAGCTGACCGAAACCGTCGGCTTCCGTTATGCCTGGGATGAAAAGCATCAGCAGTTCATCCACGCCGGCGGCCTGATGGTGCTTACGCCAGACGGCAAGACGTCAAAGTACTTCTACGGCGTTGACTACGTGCCGCGCGATATTCGCCTGTCACTCGTCGAAGCCGGCCAGGGAAAGATCGGTTCGCTGTCCGACCAGGTGCTGCTTTTCTGTTTTCAGTATGACCCGCACTCCGGGAAGTATTCGCTGGCGGTCCTTAACATCGTGAAAGTCGGCGGGATTCTGACGGTTTTAGGCCTAGGTACCTTCGTGGTGATGAACCTTCGGAAGGATCGCCGCCGCGTGCCGGTCCCGCCACAAGCCGTCGAGCCATCGAACGACGAACCGTCCGATGCAGTGGCATCCCCGGAACGATCCGGTGACGGGACGAGCGAGAAGTAG
- the coxB gene encoding cytochrome c oxidase subunit II: MDKSFSLWPTQASKQALHVDLFYIFMLAVTAFFTLLIAGLVVFFAVKYRRREGAPPPEKFENVKLELVWTIVPLLISVVMFVWGAKLVVASSKPPENALEIHVIGKQWMWHVQHSNGRREINELTVPVGRPVKLTMQSQDVIHSFFIPAFRCKQDVVPGRFSYLWFEPSEPGEYHLFCAEYCGLQHSGMIGKVKVLPQADYERWLSMSPAGEESMQVAGAKLFSQYGCATCHSQQGPSMAGLYGSERVVWSGTPDKEQKVIADDNYLRESILYSKAKIVKGYSPALMPTFQGLLTEENVSQLIAYIKTVGKDAKLGNEMTPGGRMQDLLPPRPEMKSRNSDSEKRDYK, encoded by the coding sequence ATGGACAAGAGTTTTTCATTGTGGCCGACGCAAGCCTCCAAGCAGGCGCTGCATGTGGACTTGTTCTACATCTTCATGCTGGCGGTGACTGCGTTCTTCACGCTGCTGATCGCAGGGCTCGTGGTGTTTTTCGCGGTCAAGTACCGTCGGCGGGAAGGGGCACCACCCCCCGAGAAGTTCGAGAACGTCAAGCTCGAACTGGTCTGGACGATCGTCCCCCTGCTCATCTCGGTCGTCATGTTCGTCTGGGGCGCCAAGCTGGTCGTTGCGTCGAGCAAGCCGCCTGAGAACGCCCTTGAGATCCACGTCATTGGCAAGCAGTGGATGTGGCACGTTCAGCACTCCAATGGTCGTCGTGAGATCAACGAGTTGACCGTTCCCGTCGGCCGCCCGGTGAAGCTGACGATGCAGAGCCAGGACGTGATCCACTCGTTCTTCATCCCGGCCTTCCGATGCAAGCAGGACGTGGTCCCCGGCCGCTTCAGCTATCTGTGGTTTGAACCCTCCGAACCCGGTGAATACCACCTGTTCTGTGCCGAATACTGCGGCCTGCAGCACTCGGGCATGATCGGTAAGGTCAAGGTATTGCCCCAGGCCGATTACGAACGCTGGCTGTCCATGTCGCCGGCCGGTGAAGAATCGATGCAGGTCGCCGGGGCCAAGCTCTTCAGCCAGTACGGTTGTGCCACCTGCCACTCGCAGCAAGGCCCGTCGATGGCCGGCCTGTACGGTTCCGAGCGGGTGGTCTGGTCGGGCACGCCCGACAAGGAACAGAAGGTCATCGCCGACGACAACTACCTCCGTGAATCGATTCTTTATAGCAAGGCCAAGATCGTGAAGGGCTACAGCCCGGCGTTGATGCCGACCTTCCAGGGTCTGCTCACCGAAGAGAACGTTTCGCAACTGATCGCCTACATCAAGACCGTCGGCAAGGATGCCAAGCTGGGCAATGAAATGACCCCAGGCGGCCGGATGCAGGACCTCCTGCCGCCCCGGCCGGAAATGAAAAGCCGTAACTCCGACTCGGAGAAGCGAGATTACAAGTAA
- the ctaD gene encoding cytochrome c oxidase subunit I has protein sequence MTTIPVNPELTSPLPLGRKGPSYLDISFTVKSWLLTLDHKRIAILYLLSMTALFIVGGAFATMMRLELTTPQGDFVKAEAYNKLFTMHGVTMVFFFLIPSVPATLGNFLVPLMIGARDLAFPRINLASWYLFIIGAAFTLAAMFAGGVDTGWTFYTPYSSVYSNSQVALAVVGIFITGFSSVLTGLNFIVTVHKMRAPGMTWFRLPLFIWSNYAAALIMVLGTPVISITMVLVAVERLFGVGIFDPANGGDPVLFQHMFWFYSHPAVYIMVLPAFGVISELMAAFSRKPVFGYKVVAFASLAIALLSFVVWGHHLFTTGQSVYAALVFSVLSFLVGIPTAIKVFNWTFTMYKGSVSLETPMLFALGFLGIFTLGGLTGLFLAAVGLDIHLHDTYFVVAHFHYVMVGGVVLAFMGGLHYWWPKITGRMYNEFWGKMSAILIFFGFNLTFFPQFILGYLGMPRRYYAYASEFQVLNILSSAGASILASGYLLPGIYLAYSFVKGPKAGDNPWGAKGLEWQTSSPPPVENFKKMPIVTEDCYNYPLVDPHDLQPEDRLIDSTTKDDDKLKEQVKDKLS, from the coding sequence ATGACCACCATCCCCGTCAACCCCGAACTGACTTCGCCCCTGCCGCTGGGGCGCAAGGGGCCGTCGTACCTGGATATCAGCTTCACCGTCAAAAGCTGGCTCCTGACGCTCGACCACAAGCGAATCGCGATTCTCTACCTGCTGTCGATGACCGCACTGTTCATCGTCGGCGGCGCGTTCGCGACGATGATGCGGCTGGAGCTCACCACGCCACAGGGCGATTTCGTGAAGGCTGAGGCTTACAACAAGCTCTTCACGATGCACGGCGTGACGATGGTGTTCTTCTTCCTGATCCCATCCGTGCCGGCCACCCTTGGCAACTTCCTCGTGCCGCTGATGATCGGCGCACGCGATCTGGCCTTCCCCCGCATCAACCTCGCGAGCTGGTACCTGTTCATCATCGGCGCTGCGTTTACCCTGGCGGCGATGTTTGCCGGCGGCGTGGATACCGGCTGGACCTTCTACACCCCCTACTCTTCCGTCTACTCCAACAGCCAGGTCGCACTGGCCGTCGTCGGCATCTTCATCACCGGTTTCAGCTCGGTGCTGACGGGCCTGAACTTCATCGTTACGGTCCACAAGATGCGCGCCCCGGGCATGACCTGGTTCCGGCTGCCGCTGTTCATCTGGTCCAACTACGCCGCCGCCCTGATCATGGTCCTCGGCACGCCGGTCATCTCCATCACGATGGTGCTCGTCGCGGTGGAACGCCTCTTCGGGGTTGGCATCTTCGACCCGGCCAACGGTGGTGACCCGGTCTTGTTCCAGCACATGTTCTGGTTCTACTCGCACCCGGCCGTGTACATCATGGTGCTGCCGGCGTTCGGTGTGATCTCGGAACTGATGGCCGCCTTCAGCCGCAAGCCAGTCTTCGGCTACAAGGTCGTCGCGTTCGCCTCCCTCGCGATCGCCCTGCTGTCGTTCGTCGTCTGGGGCCACCATCTGTTCACGACCGGCCAGAGCGTCTACGCCGCCCTGGTCTTCTCGGTGCTGAGCTTCCTGGTCGGCATCCCGACCGCGATCAAGGTCTTCAACTGGACCTTCACCATGTACAAGGGCAGCGTTTCGCTCGAAACGCCGATGCTCTTTGCCCTGGGCTTCCTGGGCATTTTCACGCTCGGCGGGCTGACCGGGCTGTTCCTGGCCGCTGTCGGCCTGGACATCCACCTCCACGACACCTACTTCGTCGTCGCCCACTTCCACTACGTGATGGTCGGCGGCGTGGTGCTGGCGTTCATGGGCGGCCTGCACTACTGGTGGCCCAAGATCACCGGCCGCATGTACAACGAGTTCTGGGGCAAGATGTCGGCGATCCTGATCTTCTTCGGGTTCAACCTGACCTTCTTCCCCCAGTTCATCCTCGGCTACCTCGGCATGCCCCGCCGCTACTACGCCTACGCCTCAGAGTTCCAGGTGCTGAACATCCTCAGTTCGGCCGGTGCTTCGATCCTGGCCAGCGGATACCTGCTCCCCGGCATCTACCTGGCCTACTCGTTCGTCAAAGGTCCCAAGGCTGGCGACAACCCCTGGGGCGCCAAGGGGCTCGAGTGGCAGACCAGCTCCCCTCCCCCGGTCGAGAACTTCAAGAAGATGCCGATCGTCACCGAGGACTGCTACAACTACCCGCTGGTCGATCCGCATGACCTTCAGCCCGAAGATCGCCTGATCGACAGCACGACGAAGGACGATGACAAGCTCAAAGAACAGGTGAAGGACAAGCTGTCGTAG
- a CDS encoding cytochrome c oxidase subunit 3 family protein, which produces MTEITANPAAHTAHEEEHESHVHTFFDKDQYPAMHFEDAGQQKESAALGMWAFLATEVLLFAGLFVVYAIYRNAYHEGFMLASHELDVKLGTINTFILLFSSLCVVFAVHSARTNNSKGIVFWLIATMVFGMAFFIVKGFEWNHDYHIGLVPWMKWDPAFLANVKMGDEVHDLNFQARMFMILYFVMTGTHAVHMIVGMIILAVLAYKAKKGAYNSKRYTSLENGGLYWHFVDIVWVFLVPTLYLIDLYNRTGGGH; this is translated from the coding sequence GTGACTGAGATCACCGCAAACCCCGCTGCTCACACGGCCCATGAAGAAGAGCACGAAAGCCACGTGCACACCTTCTTTGATAAAGACCAGTACCCCGCGATGCACTTCGAGGACGCGGGCCAGCAGAAGGAGTCGGCCGCGCTGGGCATGTGGGCCTTCCTCGCGACCGAAGTGCTCCTGTTCGCCGGTCTGTTCGTCGTCTACGCCATCTACCGCAACGCGTATCACGAAGGCTTCATGCTCGCGAGCCACGAGCTCGACGTGAAGCTCGGCACCATCAACACCTTCATCCTGCTGTTCAGCAGCTTGTGCGTGGTGTTCGCCGTCCACAGCGCCCGCACGAACAACAGCAAGGGGATCGTCTTCTGGCTGATCGCGACGATGGTCTTCGGGATGGCGTTCTTCATCGTCAAGGGGTTCGAGTGGAACCACGATTACCACATCGGCCTGGTTCCCTGGATGAAGTGGGACCCCGCCTTCCTGGCCAACGTCAAGATGGGCGACGAAGTCCATGACCTGAACTTCCAGGCCCGGATGTTCATGATTCTCTACTTCGTCATGACCGGCACCCACGCCGTCCACATGATCGTCGGGATGATCATCCTTGCCGTGCTGGCCTACAAAGCGAAGAAGGGTGCCTACAACTCCAAGCGGTATACCTCGCTCGAGAACGGCGGCCTCTACTGGCACTTTGTCGATATCGTCTGGGTCTTCCTCGTGCCGACCCTCTACCTGATCGACCTTTACAACCGGACCGGCGGCGGACACTGA
- a CDS encoding cytochrome C oxidase subunit IV family protein, whose amino-acid sequence MSHDTTHSNAAHGHDDHAEHAHGITGYIVVFFALMVLLVATVLVAYVHLGVFNVPVAYGIAALKAVLILWFFMHLNEQTRLVQVFAFASFAWLLIFLIMMSGDYMTRGILPRADKLTTLRKVDSFEAQSGYYRNLPPGEPSHRTHAAADHGPATQPTTKPTAGHAEH is encoded by the coding sequence ATGAGTCACGACACCACACACTCGAACGCAGCCCACGGCCACGACGATCATGCCGAACACGCCCACGGCATTACCGGCTACATCGTGGTCTTCTTCGCACTCATGGTGCTGCTGGTCGCCACGGTGCTGGTGGCCTACGTCCACCTCGGCGTGTTCAACGTGCCGGTGGCGTACGGGATCGCGGCCCTCAAGGCCGTCCTGATCCTCTGGTTCTTCATGCACCTGAACGAACAGACCCGCCTGGTGCAGGTTTTCGCGTTCGCGTCGTTCGCCTGGCTGCTGATCTTCCTGATCATGATGTCCGGCGACTACATGACCCGCGGCATCCTCCCCCGCGCCGACAAGCTGACGACACTCCGCAAGGTCGATTCCTTCGAGGCACAGAGCGGCTACTACCGCAACCTGCCCCCGGGCGAACCGAGCCATCGCACCCACGCCGCCGCCGACCACGGCCCGGCCACGCAGCCGACGACCAAACCGACCGCCGGGCACGCCGAGCACTGA
- a CDS encoding MFS transporter: protein MAAVQPAVPLNYAGAEPSRADKMLFWGCFIALITTAFAFISRMFLLNTWAKEFGLDGAQVGSLAGIGIWPFAVSIIGFSLIIDRIGYKTAMIISFLGYAIWSVMGVSAYYVSAGGDKQTAYQLLYWGSLILGLSNGTVEAYINPVVATMFSHNKTKWLNILHAGWPGGLVLAGLTIIAIDTKGGIPWSVNLGIIGIPAIIFLFMLLPRKFPAQERVAAGVSYREMLAEFGIMGALVVGFLVVLQLMEFFKGVSAFQGSDGHLAIWAKGIFIAIGIAIVAGFAGYTKSLGRGFMFVMIIIMMPLATTEIGTDGWITGIMEGALHGYHPGWVLVFTSAIMMVLRFFAGPIIHSLSPLGLLALSAVLGIVGLASLSVAGSVVAIFAAAALYAVGKTFLWPTMLGVVSDQTPRGGALTLNALGGIGMLAVGVLGFPYIGTLKEAKKIDAVAATPAALSVPGLVNNGTLSDSVLGKDHAIQIIPYSVVDDKKLTAATATLSAENQAQIKAAADASAQKALLNMAVFPGFMLLCYLLLLAYFKSKGGYKAVQLTADETIAAGAKGPSEY from the coding sequence ATGGCAGCTGTTCAACCGGCCGTTCCCCTCAACTATGCCGGGGCCGAGCCGTCCCGCGCCGATAAGATGCTCTTCTGGGGCTGTTTTATCGCGCTGATTACCACCGCGTTCGCCTTCATCAGCCGAATGTTCCTGCTCAACACCTGGGCCAAGGAGTTCGGACTCGACGGTGCACAGGTGGGCAGCCTTGCCGGCATCGGCATCTGGCCGTTCGCCGTCTCGATTATTGGCTTCTCGCTGATCATCGATCGCATTGGCTACAAGACCGCGATGATCATCTCGTTCCTCGGTTACGCCATCTGGTCCGTGATGGGCGTCAGCGCCTACTACGTGTCGGCCGGCGGTGACAAGCAGACGGCCTACCAGCTTCTGTACTGGGGCTCGCTGATCCTGGGCCTCTCCAACGGTACGGTCGAGGCATACATCAACCCTGTCGTGGCGACGATGTTCAGCCACAACAAGACCAAGTGGCTCAACATCCTGCACGCCGGCTGGCCGGGCGGCCTGGTCCTGGCAGGCCTGACCATCATTGCGATCGATACCAAGGGCGGCATCCCCTGGAGCGTCAATCTCGGCATCATCGGTATCCCCGCGATCATCTTCCTTTTCATGCTTCTTCCGCGGAAGTTCCCCGCCCAGGAGCGCGTCGCCGCCGGCGTCTCCTATCGCGAGATGCTTGCCGAGTTCGGCATCATGGGCGCGCTCGTCGTCGGGTTCCTGGTCGTTCTGCAGCTCATGGAGTTCTTCAAAGGCGTCTCTGCATTCCAGGGCAGCGACGGCCACCTTGCGATCTGGGCCAAGGGCATCTTCATTGCGATCGGCATTGCCATCGTGGCCGGCTTCGCGGGCTACACGAAGTCGCTCGGCCGCGGATTCATGTTCGTCATGATCATCATCATGATGCCGCTGGCGACGACTGAAATCGGCACCGACGGCTGGATCACCGGCATCATGGAAGGCGCCCTGCACGGGTACCATCCGGGTTGGGTGCTGGTGTTCACTTCGGCAATCATGATGGTGCTTCGCTTCTTCGCGGGCCCGATCATTCACTCGCTCTCTCCGCTCGGTCTGCTCGCTCTCAGCGCAGTCCTCGGGATTGTCGGCCTGGCCTCGCTCAGTGTGGCGGGCAGCGTCGTGGCCATTTTCGCCGCGGCGGCCCTCTACGCCGTCGGCAAGACCTTCCTCTGGCCGACGATGCTCGGCGTCGTCTCCGACCAGACCCCCCGCGGCGGTGCACTCACCCTGAACGCACTCGGCGGTATCGGCATGCTCGCAGTCGGCGTGCTCGGCTTCCCCTACATCGGCACGCTCAAGGAAGCCAAGAAGATCGACGCGGTTGCCGCCACGCCGGCCGCCCTGTCCGTCCCAGGCCTGGTCAACAACGGCACGCTGAGCGACTCCGTGCTCGGCAAGGATCACGCGATCCAGATCATTCCGTACTCGGTGGTCGACGACAAGAAGCTCACCGCCGCAACCGCCACGCTGTCGGCCGAGAACCAGGCGCAGATCAAGGCCGCCGCCGATGCCAGCGCGCAGAAGGCATTGCTGAACATGGCCGTCTTCCCCGGGTTCATGCTCCTCTGCTACCTGCTCCTGCTCGCCTACTTCAAGAGCAAGGGCGGCTACAAGGCAGTCCAGTTGACGGCCGACGAAACGATCGCCGCTGGTGCCAAGGGCCCGTCGGAGTACTAG